In Babesia bovis T2Bo chromosome 3, whole genome shotgun sequence, the genomic window CGTCCAACATTATGGATCGTGCGCTCTAGTTTCGGTAACTATTGTGAGTTATTGGAGCGTGATGAAGAGCGACTATCATCATTTGTGAAGGCAGTCCGTTCTCACTTTTCGCCAGACCAGCTCCGGGTGATGAAGTTACAGATAGACATTCGTATGCCGCTATGTGAGATATTTTTTGAGGGTGACATTACTGACTTGGTTCGTATATTTTATGCTCGTGGAGGTACACTTCAATTTTATGTGGTACCTCGTTTTTGGACTCGTTGTGAGCTTCTTGAGAAGGACCCTCGTTTAGAGGCCAAGTATGGCAAGGCAACAGCTCCTGGTTTATTCCCTCAATGGGATGAGGAGGGTATGCTTGAGGAGTTGATTGACTGTATGGACATCCGTCCCGATTATGcattggtatgttttgttaATAAAGTATAAATTAGTTTTAGGAGTTCCGTGTTCCTAATGCTTGGCATCTTTTGCCTATGGTTCCTGAGCGTGACCGTGAGTTGATGGAGACTTTATTTGAACGTGTTCATTGGCCTACTCGTTTACGTGTTCAGAAGGCTTTTGAGAGTGGTATAGAGGACTACCGTGATGTTATATCTCGTGAGTACAAATCTCTTCAGCGTAGTGACCGCAAGCGTAGCAATATACTGGACTACTGGCTGTAGGTTGTGCGTATAACCATATTTATTATTACTTTAGGCCACCCGTGTAGTTATTACTGCAGCTTACTTAATGTTCCACATCTGCATCATCGAAACCGTCATCAATATCCTGTACCTTATGATATGCGTTGTCTATATCTTACCGAATCATCTTCCGACTCTTGTTCCGGTGGTTCTATGAGCTCGTTCATTTTAGATATTGCATCAAACAGCATTTCTACATTCTCTGGATGTTGCGGTGCGAATATGACTACTGGTATATCaccttcatcatcatcaccTTGTAGTTGTATGAATATACACGGTGTTTCGCATAGTTTTTTATCCTTGGATATTGCGTGTAGTACCATAGATATTAGCGggaatccatatgacaGGTCTTTATTTTGGCTTGCGATCCATATAAGTCTTCCTGTTGTTACGTATACCGTACCATTCCCTATGTTGGATACTTTCTTGTGCCATATTACTTACCGTGTGTTTCATTATTAAATTTGAGTGTCACATCGTTGAATGTTGCGTATAGTTTTTCATTGTTTGGTGTGTTAAGCATCGGTGTTCCATCATCGTTGCATTCCACGTTCTTTTGGTATCCCTGAAATGTTTCCATTTTGAATATTTTAAGGTTTATATGTAACTAAAGTCTGTTATTTATACTGTTCTAGGTCCCCATGACTTTGGTGTTTGAATTGGTGGAATCTTCTGTGTCCTTTTTGTgttaatatttataatttATAATTACCATTGACTAGATATGGCACTGTTTTAATATTGACGCAATAATTATAAAGATGTGTGATAAAATAATAGTTTAAATTCTACTCCGGCCATTGCCAAGCCATGGGTGTCATTCGCACTCTTGATCGTTATCTTGGTTTAGCTATTGAGGCTAATTCTGTATCTTATTGTCTAGTAGTTGACGATGTGATGCGTAAGGTCGGTTCTATATCTTTACAGTGTGCTTCTGTTGAGCATTCTGTTAGGATATCTGATACCTTCCACATGCTTCGTGAGAGTTTACCTACTCCTGATGATACAACACTATCTGATCCTGTATGTTTTGTTGGCATGCGTGGTGATACTTTGAATGCTCGATCTACTTTTGCTCTACGTCGTGGTTATAATAGATGTCGGATTCGTACTATAGTTGAATGTCAATCTAGCTCAATATTTGGGTAAGTCGGTCTTCTGTATAATAAACTATCTCTAGGAGCACCCCTGTTGTATTCAAGGAGCGTGAATTGTATCATACTatcggtatgttttatgtCGTCTTCATGCAGTTATAAAGGCCGGATAACCAACGAGCGTATATCGGACAGTTGCACTCTCGTTGAGTGTGCTCGTAAACGATTACCCATGCTATATAACTTGGATAAATCACACTTTGCTGGTATTGCCATCGCTTGGTCCACGGCCATATGTTTAAAGGTAGGTTGTTATTCTGTGGATTCAGTTATTGAAGCGTCGTATGGAGTTGGAGTCTATGAAGTTGGACGAGTCGTTTATGCGTGTTGTTGAATCACGTGTTAAGCGTGACCGGATAGTTTGTGGGCTAGTATCGGCCTTGGAGCGTGAGACTGATTCGGGCACTGGTAGGTCTTGCTGGGCACATCTATGCATATACAGCATCTGAGTTACAGGATGCCCTTAGATCGCGTATCAACTCATTGGTAGATCGGCATTTGGACAAATTATTATAATTATGTTCCATATCTTTTTCTGTGGAATATACTATTTTGTGGCGGTGCCATATAAAATGCCATCAGCATGACTCCGTCATCTTTACTTTCTAGTTCCAGGTGTACCAGGAACTTCGATTTTGTGATACCTGTGTATCGTCCTATAGCCACTGGTGGCCGTGTTGTATCTTCCTGTTGTTCCGCTTGTTTTATGTGTTTAAGGTGCTCCATTGAGTACCTGAACAGTGCCGGTGGTTGGAAGAGTGAGATCTTGGCTTTGGGAGCATCACTGAATTTTCTGGGccctatatatatcttttgCTTCATATTCACTACTACTTGTGGTTTATTTTGCGGCTTATCGAAAGCAGCTTTATCCTCCACACCGAACAGCTCCTCCTCTATCTTAATAGCGTAAAGGTTATTTGACGTCTGTATGAATATTCTATTGACTTCCTTTTCATTGTACCACAGTGCGTTGAATATCTGCACATTGCTGTTACAGATTCTGTTTGGAACTCTGTGTATGGTCTCTCCATCGTACGTTACTATCGAGTTCAGCTCGATGCTATAGAAGTAAAATAACGAGCCCTTTGAAAAGACGGCTAGGTACTTATAATCCGGGCTTGCGCTGGTTGCCACAACTCTGTATCCATTTTCAAATTTCGGCAGTTCGTGCATTTCACGTGTCTCCATGTTGAGCATGTATACATATCCCTCTAGGCTATATAGTATGACTATAGGCCTTGTTAGTACCTTGTCGAGGTTGTACCTCGCCACATCTATTTTAATGATCGGATCTTTGACTTTATGCTCTATAGGTTCCACAGTGCCATTGTCAAGGTCAAGAATCGAGAGTTGGGATTTCGTTGACCCTGTTGTTAGGTATGCCAACAAGAGCTTATTATTCGGTAACACGTGCATTGCTTTGATAGTTGCGCCCTCCAGGTAGGTCTTGCCAGCGCCTAGCTCAAGGTTTTCCGCAATGAATCTCAGTACCCTTAAATGCTTTTGGTTGGCCACAGCAATGTATCGGTTATCCGGTGTTATTTGTGCAGCTACTATTTGCCCACCATCCTTTTTCATTTTGATAGCTGCTAGTTTGTATGGCATTTCAGGTTCATCCTGAAGTTCCTTGGAAATGTACCACAGGTCGCAGTGATCCCTGTATCTGCACAATGCCAGTGTTTTATCCTTGTTCATTACTACTGGGCTTCCAACCCAGCTGGGTATATTCAGCAGTATAAGGTTAGATTTAAACCTTTTGCTATTTTGGTGCTTCATCCCCCGGGATATCGTCAGGATGCCATCACTCCCGCTGCTTACTATTCTATCGTCATTTGGATGCATTGCAAAGCACCGGACGTCACCCTTATGGTAGTATTTGACGCCATTAGCTCTCCATCCCTGTGTTACGTTTTGTTTGGTATATCCCCGCTCACTGTAGGCATATACTGTGATTTGCGTATCCACGCCACCAGAGAATAGCGTATCTCCATCTGCACCTACAGCTAGACACAGCACATCAGCACAGTGTTGCGTGAACAATTTATGCATAGTGCATGTTTTCACATCCCAGAGTATAACATTTCCAACAGAATCTCCACTTGCGATTAAATCGTGTTTTGCGATGTATACCAGTGCCCATACCTGCGGCTCGTTATCATCGGTTGTGTTTGCAGGTTGCGATTCGGTGATATCTAGTGTGTCACCATTCAATTCATCTTCTATATCGCTCTTTGCGTTATGTTTCCTCTTTTTAGCGACATTTCCACTTTGCTTTTTCGGACCTGGTACCTTAATTTTAATGGCTGGTGTATCTGGGTTGTCCTCCACCTTGAATATAATGGCGTCAGCAGTCCCGCAAAAGAACGTATTATTCGGCAGGACGCATACACTGAGTATACTCTTGGTATGGCAGTTATATACCCTATCGAACTCTAACTCCGGCTCTCGTGTATCTTTGTCTGTGGAGCTCCATAGCCTGAACAAGCGTACTCTGCCATCGTCACAGGCTATGAGTACTTTGCTTGCGCACTGAGTTAGTGCTGACGCGAATATAGCTCCACCGTATGAGCAGCATGACctctatatacatgttgCGTAAGTTCCATGATAACGTACCACCGGGAGAAGCAGTTCAAGATCCCAATCTGTGATGACAGCGTGCAGGCCGATGGTCACTATACGGTAACCACTCAAGGTTCTGCCGATAGCACTGCTCTGTTTGGGTATCCATATTATAGATCTTATAGCGGCGTTTTCATCCGCTTCGTGTAGCGACTGCGTGTAAATGAGCCAGGGTCAACTTCTAGGCTTAAATATAGTAGTACAGAGCAAGGATAGTATGGACTTACTGTAATGTGCACTCTGGTTTCGACGTTGTAAATTTCCACGCCAAAGGGTTGCCTTGCTGCCGCTATATACTGCCCACAGGGCGAGAAGGCCACGGCATTAACACTGGAAGTGTTAGAATCATATATTCGCACCAGGGCTAGTTTATGATTCATATTTGTGTACGCTTTGCTGGTGTACCATTGAATTCCACATATAGGTGGCGGGTGGTTACGGTTACTCTATTGATTCCAAAACTGCGCATCGATATAATTGTTTGTTGCGATAATTTGTACCATGATTTTGTAAAAACAATTTGTTTCTTAGGTCCAAGGCGTCGGTGTTCACCCGCCACGCGTTGGCTAAACCCCCGTTGAAGATTCCACCATCAGAACTAGTTCCTTGCGATTCTATTgtaatttatatagatCTGGAGTATAAAGCAGTAAGCAAATAATGTATAAACACTTGGTGTATGTATTTGTGATTATAAGTCACGTTCTTTTTTCGGGATACATATAGTGTTATTACCAGTTTGGATACACATTTGGGTATAGATGCTGATGGCAATACCAGCCGATGTGTTACTGTAGGATACACACTATGTTTGTACACTGCTAATACCCTGATATAGCCACCTCGTTAACAGATAAAGTTAATGTACGCAACAAACTATATTATTGCACTTATAAATTTGTATAATCCGTTAGTTGATCTGGTTCATTTGGCGTTAGTATGTCCGCTATTGTAGCCTGAGTCCCGGTGTAGACAGGGTTACCGCGTGGGTATAATGCCATTAGAAAGACTGGTTATTGTACATCCATTTGTGTTTGATATACAGTTCATGTGCAACGGTATTTATGGCTTAATACTACTAGTTCCAGTGCAAATGAGTTTATAAACACATGGTAGGCTGTGTAGCAATCGGAGTACACTTTTTATTGGATATCGCTGCTggatatatgtttttataatTTGTTTTCACTTGATGTGTTGGTGTGTATCGTTTTTTAACGCCGTGTCTATTTGTTTTGTTATTACTTATCTCCCGAACTGATGGCTGCCAAGAGCACTCCGGACCATTCTGGTTCGTACAGTAGGTCGCTTTATATAGTGATTCACTTGCTGCAGGAAGTGGTCATAATGAGTCGTCTGATGTGACAGAGCGTTTTCTAAATCGCATTCCCGTGGTATGCCTACCACGCAATAACAAGGTGCCTCGTATAGCTCGTTCAAAGTAGGTGGTATCGACAGACTAGTTCCATTGACTTGTTTAGGTTT contains:
- a CDS encoding putative integral membrane protein, yielding MTLCKGVLIIILHFFGFLAIFPISHCIIHPLFLCSSSRSHPLRHVLFSGKAPPLPGNDTVASGVVGRSSKRKNLFKQQLEDYVDIDSSNVQSRDGERWQDIVLEEVAKNRNDDPSSSFIFGEHNVGTPRFSEGIGPASSIRDIPFNYRLSPEGRMKIEDRISHLKRLAASEPGCVNNKRPTLWIVRSSFGNYCELLERDEERLSSFVKAVRSHFSPDQLRVMKLQIDIRMPLCEIFFEGDITDLVRIFYARGGTLQFYVVPRFWTRCELLEKDPRLEAKYGKATAPGLFPQWDEEGMLEELIDCMDIRPDYALEFRVPNAWHLLPMVPERDRELMETLFERVHWPTRLRVQKAFESGIEDYRDVISREYKSLQRSDRKRSNILDYWLPPV
- a CDS encoding Nucleotide-sensitive chloride conductance regulator family protein, which encodes METFQGYQKNVECNDDGTPMLNTPNNEKLYATFNDVTLKFNNETHGNGTVYVTTGRLIWIASQNKDLSYGFPLISMVLHAISKDKKLCETPCIFIQLQGDDDEGDIPVVIFAPQHPENVEMLFDAISKMNELIEPPEQESEDDSDIDDGFDDADVEH
- a CDS encoding WD domain G-beta repeat family protein — encoded protein: MNHKLALVRIYDSNTSSVNAVAFSPCGQYIAAARQPFGVEIYNVETRVHITSLHEADENAAIRSIIWIPKQSSAIGRTLSGYRIVTIGLHAVITDWDLELLLPVRSCCSYGGAIFASALTQCASKVLIACDDGRVRLFRLWSSTDKDTREPELEFDRVYNCHTKSILSVCVLPNNTFFCGTADAIIFKVEDNPDTPAIKIKVPGPKKQSGNVAKKRKHNAKSDIEDELNGDTLDITESQPANTTDDNEPQVWALVYIAKHDLIASGDSVGNVILWDVKTCTMHKLFTQHCADVLCLAVGADGDTLFSGGVDTQITVYAYSERGYTKQNVTQGWRANGVKYYHKGDVRCFAMHPNDDRIVSSGSDGILTISRGMKHQNSKRFKSNLILLNIPSWVGSPVVMNKDKTLALCRYRDHCDLWYISKELQDEPEMPYKLAAIKMKKDGGQIVAAQITPDNRYIAVANQKHLRVLRFIAENLELGAGKTYLEGATIKAMHVLPNNKLLLAYLTTGSTKSQLSILDLDNGTVEPIEHKVKDPIIKIDVARYNLDKVLTRPIVILYSLEGYVYMLNMETREMHELPKFENGYRVVATSASPDYKYLAVFSKGSLFYFYSIELNSIVTYDGETIHRVPNRICNSNVQIFNALWYNEKEVNRIFIQTSNNLYAIKIEEELFGVEDKAAFDKPQNKPQVVVNMKQKIYIGPRKFSDAPKAKISLFQPPALFRYSMEHLKHIKQAEQQEDTTRPPVAIGRYTGITKSKFLVHLELESKDDGVMLMAFYMAPPQNSIFHRKRYGT